The following are from one region of the Mixophyes fleayi isolate aMixFle1 chromosome 7, aMixFle1.hap1, whole genome shotgun sequence genome:
- the TMEM184A gene encoding transmembrane protein 184A: MNNTMAETFSTTESDIPLSSLNTTPAQTTLSSLINLFDVNTDTAAQLRTVTNTSDGDRLFLTTAAAKGISGVFVWTALLLTCHQIYLHLRNYTIPNEQRYIIRILFIVPIYSFDSWLSLLLIGNDQYYVYFDSVRDCYEAFVIYSFLSLCFEYLGGESAIMTEIRGKPVKSSCFYGTCCLQGMSYSIGFLRFCKQATLQFCIVKPIMAVVTIILQAFGKYHDGDFNVQSGYLYITIIYNFSVSLALYALFLFYFATKELLHPFEPVLKFLTIKAVIFLSFWQGMLLAILERCGAIPEVQIINGNTVGAGTVAAGYQNFIICIEMLFAAIALRYAFTCQVYREKKENSTANVAPMQSISSGLKETISPHDIVQDAIHNFSPAYQQYTQQSMQDAERKSQGQNGHTAPSNGHTSKKKRQNEKMMLIISDDEL; the protein is encoded by the exons ATGAACAATACAATGGCAGAAACGTTTTCAACAACAGAATCGGATATACCCCTTTCTTCTCTGAATACCACGCCAGCTCAGACAACGCTTAGTAGCCTTATAAATTTATTCGATGTGAACACGGATACTGCTGCTCAGCTGAGAACTGTTACCAATACTTCTGACGGAGACCGGTTATTCCTGACAACAGCAGCTGCAAAGGGAATCTCAGGAGTGTTTGTTTGGACAGCTCTGTTGTTAACATGTCACCAG ATCTACCTGCATCTCAGAAATTACACCATTCCAAATGAGCAGCGATATATCATCCGGATCCTGTTCATTGTTCCTATCTACTCCTTCGACTCTTGGCTCAGCCTCTTACTCATTGGCAATGACCAGTATTATGTGTATTTTGACTCGGTCAGAGATTGCTACGAAG CGTTTGTCATATACAGTTTTCTCAGCCTCTGCTTTGAGTATCTCGGTGGAGAGAGTGCAATTATGACAGAGATTCGAGGAAAACCAGTAAA ATCCAGCTGTTTCTACGGCACCTGCTGTCTCCAAGGAATGTCCTATTCCATCGGCTTTCTCCGGTTCTGCAAGCAG GCAACCCTGCAGTTCTGCATAGTGAAGCCCATCATGGCTGTTGTCACAATAATCCTGCAAGCTTTTGGAAAATATCATGACGGGGATTTTAA TGTTCAGAGTGGCTACTTGTACATTACAATCATCTACAATTTCTCGGTCAGCCTGGCTCTCTATGCTCTGTTTCTCTTCTATTTTGCAACCAAGGAGCTGCTGCATCCCTTTGAACCCGTGCTAAAGTTTCTCACAATAAAAGCCGTCATCTTTCTATCGTTTTGGCAAG GAATGCTCCTTGCTATACTGGAGAGATGTGGCGCCATCCCTGAGGTTCAGATCATTAACGGCAATACAGTGGGTGCTGGGACAGTGGCTGCTGGCTACCAGAACTTCATCATTTGCATAGAAATGCTATTTGCAGCTATTGCCCTGCGCTACGCCTTCACCTGCCAGGTTTACCGGGAGAAAAAGGAGAACTCTACAG CAAACGTGGCTCCCATGCAGAGCATCTCTAGTGGGTTAAAGGAGACCATAAGCCCCCACGACATCGTGCAAGACGCCATCCACAACTTCTCCCCTGCCTACCAGCAGTACACACAGCAGTCCATGCAGGACGCCGAGCGCAAGTCACAAGGACAGAATGGGCACACTGCACCCAGCAATGGGCACACCAGCAAGAAAAAGAGACAGAACGAGAAAATGATGCTCATTATATCAGACGATGAGCTCTAG